GTCGGTGCAGCACCACGCCGGCGGCGGCCACCTCGATGCCAGAGTCCACCCCGAAGCCGATCAGTGACACCAGGCCCGCGGCCACGCCTGCGCCGACGGCGATGACGCCCTCGACCACGTTGTAGCCGATGGTCAGCTGCTCCAGCCGCACCGCGCGACGCGCAGGGCCACGTTGCCGGAGGTCGGTCGCCGTCATCCCGTCACCGCGTCGCCGTAGGCGGGGCACAGGGCGACGGCGTGACCGGTCGCGGCCAGTAGATCCTCCGCAGCGGCCAGCAGGCGCCGTAGCTCCACCTCCGGCGCCAGGGCGTACACCGTCGCCCGTCCCTCCGGCCGACCGACGATCAGGCCGCAGTCCCGCAGGCACGCGCAGTGCGCTGAGACGGTGGACTGGGCCAGCTCGAGCTGGCCGGTCAGGTCCACGACCCGCTGGGCGCGGCCGGCGAGCAGCTGGAGGATCGCCAGCCGCGTCGGGTCCCCGAGGCTCCGGAACAAGCTGGTCGCGCTCGAGAACAACGCCGGTTCAGTATCTACATCTACCGCTGTCATCGTCATACAGCGATGATATCCGCCCGACCACGCCTGACATCGGGCAGCGCATCCAAGGGTGGTGTCAGATGCCACGACCGGGTCCTTCCAGGGTGCGTTGATGCCGTCTGCCCACGTCATCTGGGCGGTACTGCTCTGCGATGGCGGTCTGATGAGCGCGACGCATCGCAGCCATGGCGAAGGAGCGTCCCGGCGTCGGTTCGACGTACTGCCTTCGACCGAGTGGCGCATCGCCCGTGACGGCGTGACGGTCGCGATAGGCGGCGACGGTGGCCAGGTCACCGAACCACTCCCGGCGTCGGTGTGCATCGACGGGGGGTCGGCCAAGGTGGCGCGTCCACCTGGCGCCATCGGCCAGAGCGGTCCGGCCGAGCTCCTCGGCGCGCTGCTGGATGAGCTGTTGACGAACGTCGAGTGCGGTTCGCATGTCGCCGGACATGGATCCTGTGACCACAGGGATCAGTCCGGCGATCAAATCAGGTGGTCGGGCTCGGGTCTTTTTGGCCAACGTGCTCACGGCAGTCTGGGCCCGGTGGTGCAGGACCGCGGCGATGTCATCGACGTCCTCCAACGGTCGTGCGTGCACGAGTCGTGGCAGGAGCGCGCTGACATCGAGGCGGTGGGCTTCGATGGTGCGCAGCGTGGCGCAGAGCGGTCCGAAGGCGTCAGAGGCGATGACTGCCTCCACCTGGTCCTCGCGTAGACCGCATGCACGGATGAGGGAGGTCCAGCGCGGTCGCTGTGCTGCGGCGGCGATGGTGTCGTACTCCGCGGCGAGCTGGGCGATGCTGCCGTAGCGGTCCTGTTCGGCAGTGATCATCTGGTGAGCGGACGCCTCGGCACCGATGCGGGCGAGCACGCCGGCCAGTACCGCCCAGCCGGTCGGTGCGTCGGTGTGCTGGTGGGCTTCGATGTCGAGGGTGTCGGTGCAGGTGTAGGCGTCGTTTGACTGTCGTCCGCGGGTCATGGCGACGTACAGCGTCTCCCGGGTCATCCCCGGACCGACGATCGCGTGAGCGGTGTCCACCGTCGCGCCCTGCGCCCGGTGCACGGTCGTTGCGTAGCCCAGCTCGACGTGGGCGTCGACGTAGCTGGCGGGCAGTCGTGTCGGGCTGCTGGACGGCAGGCGCTGGCGGCGGACGTCGACGGTGCCGTCGGGGTGCAGGGCGGTGATGCGCCAGCGGTCCCCGTTGCGGACCCACCCGCCGGCGCCGTGGAGGCGCCGGTCGTTGCGACGGGTCACCACCACGTCGCCGACCCCGGCGGTGGTGCCGTCGTGCAACGCCACCGTGTCCGCTGCGTCGACGTGGCCAGAGGCGATCAGGTCGGCCTGGGCGCGGATGTTGAGGGCGAGGACCTGATCGCGGGTGGGGGCGATGAGCAGGCTGTGCTTCCCGGCGGCCTGGTCGGTCTGCCAGGCGGTGTAGGCGGTGTTGAGCATCTGTTCGGTGTCGCCGTCGTGCAGCCGGTCGTGCTGGCTGTAGGTGTCGAGGACGGTGGGGTTGCCGTCGCGTAGTTGCAGGGTTGCGGCGGCTTCCCAGGGCTGGGTGAAGCGGCGGACGTCGGTGAGGTGTGCGACGTCGTCGCGGTCGCGGGCGAGGAGTTGCAGGGCGCCGCCGGCATCGACGGATGCGAGCTGTGCGGGGTCGCCGACGACGAGGACCTTGGCGCCGACGGTGGCGGCGTGGTCGGCGATGGTGTGCAGGCTGCGGGTGCCGGCCAGGGACGCTTCGTCGATGATGACCAGCTGCCCGGCCGTCAGGGTCGCGTTGCCGGCGTGGTGGTCGTGCAGCCACTTGGCGAGCGTGTCCGCCGGGACGCCCAGGTCCTGACCGAGGACCTCGGCGGCGGCCGCGGATGGGGCAAGGCCGATCACCGAGTTGGCGCCGTAGAGGCTGGTCCAGGCCTGGCGGAGGGTGCGCATGGCGGTGGTCTTGCCGGCGCCGGCAGGGCCGATCAGCACATCCACAACCCGCCCCGACGTCGCCACTGCGGTCACCGCGGCGGCCTGATCGTTCCCGAGCCCACCCGCCGTCACGGCCTGGTCGCTTGTGTGGGGAGGAAGGGTCGGTGCGGTGGTGGTGCGGCCGAGGTCGAGCAGCCGGTCCTCGGCGGCGAGAAGCTCGGCTGAGGTGAACACCTCACTGTGACGGGGTCGCAGCACGCTGGTCCCATCCGCACGGCGGAGCTCTGCGGGGACGGTGGCGAGTTCGGGCGGGGTGAGACGGACGGACTGCTGTTCGGCTGCGTGCACGATCCGCCGCACGAGGCGCTCACGGTCGGTGGTGGTTGCGAAGCGGACGCCGGTGAGCTGGCGGGATGTCTCGGCGTGCAGGTTCCATCGGTGCCACGTCGACCGTCGTTCACCCACCACGTCCACGACCTGAGCTGCAACGCCTGCAACGGTTGCCTCCGACAGCGCGTCGGCGGTGAGCAGCTGCTGTCTGCGCTGGCCGTCGTGTAGCAGACCGGCTGCCCAGTCCTCGGCGGGCCGGGCGAGGACGGCAGAGGCCCGTTCCCGCCAGCTGGTCATCAGCGCTGCGAGTGGCGTCACCGTCTTGTCGGGCCGGGTGGCCAGGGTGGCCTGCTGCCGCAGCTTCAGCACCGTCCGGGCTGTCGGCTGGTGGCCGTGTTCGGCGACGTAGGCGGCGACCAGGTCGTCCTTGACCGCCCCGATCGCCGCAGCCCGCGACGAGAACAGCTCGAGCAGCTCCTCGGGGACGCCGGTGAGATCCCAACAGGCGTTGCGATCAGCGCCACGGTCGCGTTGGTGCCAGGTGAGCCCGAGAGTGCGGGTGAGGTGGTCGGCCAGCACCGCTCGGTAGTGCTCCGACAGCGCCACCATCGCCGCATGCACCGGCCGGCCATCCAGGGATCGCCACTTGCCATCGAGGGCGGTCTGGACCTTGTTGGCGATCACGACATGGGTGTGCAGCTGTGGATCCCCCGCACGGGAGTCGACGTGATCGAAGGCGACTGCGCTCACGCCGGTGACGTCGACCTGGGCAACCGCCCCATCCCCGGCATCCGCGCCCATCCGGGTAGCGGCCACCTCCGCCTCGAACAGCCGCAGGACATCGTCGATGGCCGCATGGTGGGCAGCGACGATCTTGGCCTGCACCTCAGCGGGGGCGAGGGCCCACAGGACCGACACCGACTTGGGGACCGAGAAGGTCAAGTCGAACCCGGCAACTGCGCGACGGGTCGGTCGCGAGGCCTCTGCCGACTCGATGGACGCCATGGCCGCGGCCCGCTGCTCACGATCCAGCCCCCCATCGAGCCGGGCGACCCGCGCCGCCACCCGCTCCGCCCGGGACAGGTACTGGGGGTAGGCACGACCCAGCGGGGCGCCGGTGATCGGGTCGCGCCCTTCGCCCAGCAGCAACGCCAGCTGGGCCTCCTCCACCACATCACCTGCCCGGATGCGGCCGTCCCCGAGGCCGGCCAGGCCGCTGCCGAGCCATCGCCCGGGTGGGGTGCCGTCCGCGGTGTAGTAGGCCGTCAACGGCAACCCGGACTGACGTTGCCCATCGCCGATGGCGACCGACGACGTCAGGTACCGGTAGCCATGCCCAGCCGACATCACCCGCATCGACACCGTCACCCACACCACCCCCGACACGCCGACCGACCAGGACGCGCGGCCCACAGCCCACCTCGAACTGCAAGACGCGTGTCTGGTGTGACGGGGCCGAGGGGCTGTCTGTGTCAAGGATCCTGGAAGACGTTCGGGCGCTGCGATGGCTCGCGGTTTCGACGTGGCTGGCGGAGATTCCTGACACAGCACGGGCGGTGCCTGCGTCGTAGTTCGCGATGGCGACACGGCTGCCGACGAAGGCTCAGGAGGAGGGGCGCGCAAGGAGCTCGCGGTCGTCAACGTCGTCCGTCGGTACGGACGATCGCAATCCGGTCCTGCGCACGACGACGTCCTCGCCAGTTCCTGGTCGGAGCGCGACTGACGGGCGCGGCGCCACGGACGTCGCGGACTACGTGCGCCAGGTCGTCGACCGGGCCCCACCGCTCTCGGCGGCCCAACGAGAGCTGCTCGCCGACATCCTTCAGCGCCATGACGATGCAGGCACAGCGAGCGCTCCCGCCTGACGCGTGATGTCAGTGCGGGGACGTACGGTCCGGTCGATGACGTCCGGGAGCTGGCGCCCCGCGGCCACTACCTCGCTGCCGAGGTCAGCCGGCAGCCATCTGCGACGAGGTGGGCTGCGCGGCAACGTGACCTCAGCCACATCGAAGTCAACCCCGACCGGCTCTCCGGCAGCCCCGTGATCGCGGCTACGCGGAGTCCGGCTGACGACGTCGCCCGGCTCGCAGCTACGGACGACGGCGAGGCGATCCTCTGGGCTGACTACGGTCAGACCGACGAGCAGATCGCTGATGCGAGGACGTGGTGGGCCGCAGTCACGGGGTACGCCCCTGCTTGCGGCCTGACCAGCCAGGGGCATCGGGCGACTGCTGTTGATCGACGCCAGCTTGGCGCCGCGCATCGCGACCGTGCTGGCTCCACCGACCCGCTGTGGGGATCCCTCTGACACACGATGGAGGATCCGTGCATCGTCACCATGGCCGCCGTCGTTGCCGTTCTGGCCTTCGTGGGCCGCGTCGCGCTCGCTTCGTGGGCCGCTCCGATGTGACCGGTGCGATTCGTCGGCGTCATGGGTGAACCGCGCGTGAGATGTCGTTGCCTTGAGGAATCCTCGCTCGAACCCTGACCGAGCGTTGCCCCTTGGGGGTATCCACGACTTTGGGTCGTGCCGCAACCTGCCGATATAGTCCGCATGGTGCGCGTGCTCGTGCTCCTCTGCGTGAGCGTCATCGTGGTGACGCAGGGCCTTGGCGTGCTCGTGGCACATCCCCACTTCGACGCCATCGGGGACGGTGGGCAACACATCCATTCCTACGTCCCTGATGCCGATGGCCACACCGGGCATCCGGAGGACGCCGCGCCGGCCGAAAGCGAGCACCGGAGGGGGCAGCCCACCGCGCGCCTGTCCGGCTTGGTGCTGCTCTGGGCTCTGGCGTTCGTCGCAGTTGTGCGCGGCAACCGGTCCGCCGATCAATCAACCGGCCCGGTGATGCCCGGCACCCGCGCAGGCCGTCCCCAGAAGCGTCATCCCTCGCGGCTCGCGCTGCTCGCCATCCTCCGGATCTAGAGGACAGCGGGTCGCCCGGCCCGTGCTGCTGCGTCCGCACCCGGCGCGCCAGCCCGCCCGGGCGTTCGTCACGCGACCACCCGTGGTTCGCGTGCACCGCTGACCCGCCTCGCTGCATTCGGGTGCGACCCGCGACCACTGGCTCCTGCCGGATGGTCCCAACGAGTCGCGACCAAGGAACGCATCGCCATGACCACCCCCAACCAGATCCGGCGACCGATGCCGGCCAGCCTCGTGCTGCTCGGCCTGCTCGCCGCGCCCGACGCGGCCCACTCAGCGCTGCAATCCGCACACCCCGCCCCTGACAGCGGTACAGACCAGCCCGTGGACACGCTGTCACTGTTCGCCTGGCCTATCGAGGTCCTTCGTGACTCCGTCCAGGCCACCAGCCCCGTCGGCCAGACCCAACTCGAACCAGTCGGGCCTCCGACAGCGTCGCCCCCACTCAACCGACCGTTGTGTCGAGCGGAGGCATCGTCGTGATCCCCTCCCGTCAGGTGCCGCTTCGGCCGGGCGATCTCGTTGCGGTCAGGTCCGCCGAGGACATCATTGCGACCCTTGATGCTGACGGACGGCTTGAAGGACTGCCCTTCATGCCGGAGATGCTCACCTACTGCGGTCAGACCATGCGCGTGCACAAGACGGCAAAGGTGACCTGCGACGGCCGGGCTGACCTTCGAGAGATGGATGACGCCGTGTTCCTCTCCGGCGTTCGCTGTGACGGATCTGCTCACGGCGGATGCCAAGCACGGTGTCTGATCCACTGGAAGGCCGCGTGGCTGGAACGTCTTGACCCCGACAGTGTCCGGGCGCTACCAGGCTGCGGCGAGCAGCTGACGCCGTCGCAGCGGGAGCGGCTCCTGCCGCTGGTGGCCCCGACCAGACGCAACACCGATGGCGAGAGCCCGGCCCATCTGTGCCAGGCCACCGAGATCCTTGACGCGACGCGGCCATTGCCATTCACCCGACTGGCGCAGTACCCGCATCACGTGCGCAACTGGGGGCTGCGCCGGCTGGTGAAGGTCATGCTCGTCGCGCTGGTCAACAAGTACCAGGTCCTCAGCCGCCGGCTCCCACGACGGCTCCAGGTCAACGGGGGCGCGACCTTTCCGGCCGTGCAAGGCTCCCTTCGGAAGACACCGCCTGCCCCGTTCGAGCTACGACCCGGCGACCGCGTGCGGATCAAGAGCCGAGAGGAGATCGAGGCGACCCTGGACGCGAACAACGCCAACCGCGGCCTCATCTTCGATGTCGAGGAACTCCGCTTCTGTGGACAGGAGGCCACCGTGCTCCAACGCGTCGATCGCATCATCGACGAGCGCACCGGCAGGATGATCGACTTCAAGTCTGACGCCTACGTGCTGGACGGAATTGTCTGCCCCGGCGACTACCACCGCCTCTGCGCCAGAGGCATCTACTCCTACTGGCGCGCCGTGTGGCTGGAGAAGCTCCCGCCAGCGCCGTAGGGGGGGGGCAAACGGGTGTCCGGCGACCGGGCACCCGCTTGACCCAGAGGTGTCGTTGCCAGGAATATCGCACACCACGTACTACTCGGCTGGGCACTGTCGGTCGGCGGGGCGGTCGAAGTCCGGTACGGGTCGTGTGTTGGCCTCCTCGCGAGTTGTCGCGGCGCCGTTTTCGGCAATGTCCTCGATCAGCCAGTCCATCTCCAGGATCTCACGGCGCTGGGCTTCGCTGATCGCCACGGCCAGATCGCACACTCGAACGTCGTCATTGTTGAACCGCTCGGAGCGGGTGATGGCCAAGGAGTGGTGAGGGATCATCGCCTTCATGAACGCGCCGTCATCGACAGTGGCCTGGCTGCGGTCGAGGGTCACGCCGACGGCGAAGACAAGAAGACTGACCACGACAATGGCGATGTTGACTTTGGTACTGCGGTACATGTTGAGCATCCAGGCGAGCATGACCAAGCCCATCGTGCCGCCCATGGTGATTGCCATGAACACGCGGCTCTGGCTGAACCGGACGTGGCTCAGCTCCCACGAGCCGACGAACATGACCCAGTACATGACCACGATCGCGGTCAGGATCATGGCGCCGAAGCGCAGGTACATGCCCTTCTGCATGCCCGAGCCGTCGTGATCACCGTCGGTTGCGTGGTGCTGGTCGGCCTGGTCGGATGTCATCAGTTCAGCTCCTGTGCAGTCGGGTTCGGGAACGGTGCAAGGCAATCGCGGGCGAGCGACACCAGATGTCCGCGCCGCGGGCCATACCCGGATGAGTTGTCGGAATAACCCCTTCTGCCGATGCCGTGGTCCAACGCGTCTCGCCGGTGAGCACGGTGAGGTCGTTCTTCCTGCACGACCGGCACCCTGCTCGGCTCAGGCCGGCTGGACGGTGATCACCATCCCGGAGGCGTAGTGGCCAGGTTGGTGGCAGCCGATGAGGGTGCCGTCCGGGCCGCCGGTCACGAGCAGTTCGGCCGCCTCGCCGGGCTGGACGGTCACGCCGTCGGCGTCGGAGTCGTCTGTCCCGTGGTCCATGTCGGCCATCTCGGCCATTTCCTCCTCGTGGGCCTCCTGGGCGGCCTCGTCCCCGACGAACGCGTCGTGGGCGAGGGTGCCCTCGTTGGCGAACTGCACGCGGACGGTCTCGCCGTCGGCCACGGTGATGTTGGTCGGTTCGAAGGCGATGTCGCGCATCATCACCTCGATGGTTCGGGTTGCTGCGGTGTCGTCGTCGCTGGGGGGCGAGGAGCTGCATGCAGTCAGGAGGAGGCAGAGGACGGCGAGGGCCATCCAGAGGACGCGGTGGGTGGTGGGCATGGTGATCATTCTCCGTCGAAGGTGCGAAGTCGGAGCGAGTTGCCCGCGATGGACGAACTCCAGGCCGCCATCGCTGCTCCGTGATGAGCGGGTCGAGGTACCCGAGCCCGCGAAGGGGGTCGTCAGTGCGGGGGCCAGTCAGGGCGAAGGCTC
This genomic window from Euzebya rosea contains:
- a CDS encoding DUF305 domain-containing protein, whose amino-acid sequence is MTSDQADQHHATDGDHDGSGMQKGMYLRFGAMILTAIVVMYWVMFVGSWELSHVRFSQSRVFMAITMGGTMGLVMLAWMLNMYRSTKVNIAIVVVSLLVFAVGVTLDRSQATVDDGAFMKAMIPHHSLAITRSERFNNDDVRVCDLAVAISEAQRREILEMDWLIEDIAENGAATTREEANTRPVPDFDRPADRQCPAE
- the mobF gene encoding MobF family relaxase gives rise to the protein MGRASWSVGVSGVVWVTVSMRVMSAGHGYRYLTSSVAIGDGQRQSGLPLTAYYTADGTPPGRWLGSGLAGLGDGRIRAGDVVEEAQLALLLGEGRDPITGAPLGRAYPQYLSRAERVAARVARLDGGLDREQRAAAMASIESAEASRPTRRAVAGFDLTFSVPKSVSVLWALAPAEVQAKIVAAHHAAIDDVLRLFEAEVAATRMGADAGDGAVAQVDVTGVSAVAFDHVDSRAGDPQLHTHVVIANKVQTALDGKWRSLDGRPVHAAMVALSEHYRAVLADHLTRTLGLTWHQRDRGADRNACWDLTGVPEELLELFSSRAAAIGAVKDDLVAAYVAEHGHQPTARTVLKLRQQATLATRPDKTVTPLAALMTSWRERASAVLARPAEDWAAGLLHDGQRRQQLLTADALSEATVAGVAAQVVDVVGERRSTWHRWNLHAETSRQLTGVRFATTTDRERLVRRIVHAAEQQSVRLTPPELATVPAELRRADGTSVLRPRHSEVFTSAELLAAEDRLLDLGRTTTAPTLPPHTSDQAVTAGGLGNDQAAAVTAVATSGRVVDVLIGPAGAGKTTAMRTLRQAWTSLYGANSVIGLAPSAAAAEVLGQDLGVPADTLAKWLHDHHAGNATLTAGQLVIIDEASLAGTRSLHTIADHAATVGAKVLVVGDPAQLASVDAGGALQLLARDRDDVAHLTDVRRFTQPWEAAATLQLRDGNPTVLDTYSQHDRLHDGDTEQMLNTAYTAWQTDQAAGKHSLLIAPTRDQVLALNIRAQADLIASGHVDAADTVALHDGTTAGVGDVVVTRRNDRRLHGAGGWVRNGDRWRITALHPDGTVDVRRQRLPSSSPTRLPASYVDAHVELGYATTVHRAQGATVDTAHAIVGPGMTRETLYVAMTRGRQSNDAYTCTDTLDIEAHQHTDAPTGWAVLAGVLARIGAEASAHQMITAEQDRYGSIAQLAAEYDTIAAAAQRPRWTSLIRACGLREDQVEAVIASDAFGPLCATLRTIEAHRLDVSALLPRLVHARPLEDVDDIAAVLHHRAQTAVSTLAKKTRARPPDLIAGLIPVVTGSMSGDMRTALDVRQQLIQQRAEELGRTALADGARWTRHLGRPPVDAHRRREWFGDLATVAAYRDRHAVTGDAPLGRRQYVEPTPGRSFAMAAMRRAHQTAIAEQYRPDDVGRRHQRTLEGPGRGI
- a CDS encoding cupredoxin domain-containing protein; protein product: MPTTHRVLWMALAVLCLLLTACSSSPPSDDDTAATRTIEVMMRDIAFEPTNITVADGETVRVQFANEGTLAHDAFVGDEAAQEAHEEEMAEMADMDHGTDDSDADGVTVQPGEAAELLVTGGPDGTLIGCHQPGHYASGMVITVQPA
- a CDS encoding ArsR/SmtB family transcription factor translates to MTMTAVDVDTEPALFSSATSLFRSLGDPTRLAILQLLAGRAQRVVDLTGQLELAQSTVSAHCACLRDCGLIVGRPEGRATVYALAPEVELRRLLAAAEDLLAATGHAVALCPAYGDAVTG
- a CDS encoding DUF433 domain-containing protein, which codes for MEVNPDRLSGSPVIAATRSPADDVARLAATDDGEAILWADYGQTDEQIADARTWWAAVTGYAPACGLTSQGHRATAVDRRQLGAAHRDRAGSTDPLWGSL